One genomic region from Evansella sp. LMS18 encodes:
- a CDS encoding GTP-binding protein has product MTLKIPVTVLSGYLGAGKTTILNHILKNRDGLKVAVIVNDMSEINIDAELVKQGGELSRTDEKLVEMSNGCICCTLREDLLIEVEKLARAGNIDYIVIESTGISEPTPVAQTFSYIDEELGIDLTQFCTLDTMVTVVDANRFWQDFRSGESLLDRKEALGEEDKREIADLLIDQIEFCDVLILNKCDLVSETELEKLEKVLRTLQPKAKIIRTVNGSISPKEVLNTNLFNFEEASSSAGWIRELSQGHQQHMPETEEYGISSFVYMRRLPFHSERFNNWIYSMPDEVVRAKGIAWCATRNNLALLMSQAGPSVSIEPITYWVASLAKAQQEQILTENPQLLDDWDVEFGDRHTKLVFIGVDLDRAEITRELDNCLLTPAEYDSDWKTLPDPFKWNLQRA; this is encoded by the coding sequence ATGACGTTGAAAATACCAGTCACTGTTTTAAGCGGTTATTTAGGAGCAGGGAAGACAACCATTTTAAACCATATATTGAAGAACCGCGATGGCCTCAAAGTAGCAGTAATTGTCAATGACATGAGTGAAATAAACATTGATGCCGAGCTCGTTAAGCAAGGTGGAGAACTTTCAAGGACAGATGAAAAGCTTGTGGAAATGTCCAATGGATGCATTTGCTGCACTTTGCGTGAAGATTTGTTAATTGAAGTGGAAAAGCTGGCGAGGGCAGGAAACATAGATTATATCGTTATAGAATCAACAGGAATCAGTGAACCGACCCCAGTGGCTCAAACTTTTTCCTACATAGACGAGGAGCTGGGAATTGACTTGACGCAGTTTTGCACACTTGACACGATGGTAACTGTCGTTGATGCTAACCGATTCTGGCAGGATTTCCGATCAGGGGAAAGCCTGCTTGACCGGAAAGAGGCGCTTGGAGAAGAAGACAAGAGGGAAATCGCAGATCTGCTGATAGATCAAATTGAGTTTTGCGACGTGCTCATATTAAATAAATGTGATCTCGTTTCAGAAACAGAGCTGGAGAAGCTGGAAAAAGTACTAAGAACCCTGCAGCCTAAGGCGAAAATCATCCGCACTGTGAATGGAAGCATTTCTCCGAAAGAGGTGTTAAATACTAATCTGTTTAATTTCGAGGAGGCTAGTTCTTCAGCAGGATGGATACGTGAACTGTCCCAAGGCCACCAGCAGCATATGCCTGAAACAGAGGAGTATGGAATTTCTTCATTTGTATATATGAGGCGGCTTCCGTTCCATTCCGAGCGTTTTAATAACTGGATATATTCTATGCCGGACGAAGTAGTGAGGGCTAAGGGGATTGCATGGTGTGCAACAAGAAACAATCTGGCTTTGTTAATGTCGCAGGCAGGGCCGTCTGTTAGTATCGAGCCGATAACTTATTGGGTAGCCTCCCTGGCTAAAGCACAACAGGAGCAGATTTTAACAGAGAATCCTCAGTTATTGGATGATTGGGATGTTGAATTTGGTGACCGTCATACAAAACTGGTATTTATTGGCGTGGATTTGGACCGTGCTGAAATAACGAGGGAATTGGATAATTGCCTGTTGACGCCAGCGGAGTACGACTCAGATTGGAAAACGCTCCCTGATCCATTTAAGTGGAATTTACAAAGAGCATAA
- a CDS encoding Fur family transcriptional regulator: MNVEAAIQKLKDKGFKYTHKREKIIEIFHDANGFITVKDVYRKIKQEYPSISLNTVYLNLSFFEEAAVVETTDLNGEKVYRLSSEDHHHHHIICTVCGKVSIINVCPMDSIFGSPPGFTITGHKFEIYGCCDECKEQLKCDG, encoded by the coding sequence ATGAATGTAGAAGCGGCTATACAAAAATTAAAAGATAAAGGATTCAAATATACTCATAAAAGAGAAAAAATCATAGAAATATTTCATGATGCCAATGGGTTTATTACTGTAAAAGATGTTTATCGCAAAATAAAGCAGGAATATCCATCCATTAGTTTAAATACTGTCTACCTTAACCTCTCTTTTTTTGAAGAGGCAGCTGTAGTGGAAACGACAGACTTGAATGGGGAAAAGGTATACAGGCTCTCCTCTGAAGACCATCACCACCATCATATTATTTGTACAGTATGCGGGAAGGTAAGCATTATTAATGTATGTCCCATGGACTCCATATTTGGCAGCCCTCCAGGATTTACAATAACGGGCCATAAATTTGAGATATACGGCTGTTGTGATGAATGTAAAGAGCAGCTGAAATGCGATGGTTAA
- a CDS encoding permease produces MIRRIEQNIAEITGFFILTCVFYLVAVNERWTFNSIILPESLLAFNMIFLSILIEALPFVLIGVFIAGIIQVFVTEDHIKKLIPENKFLAVGMSCILGALFPACECGIVPIVRKLVYKGVPIFAGVGFLLTGPLINPIVIASTYMAFGQDLRIALLRMGLGLLIAVVIATVISLLFKGNQLKQSDSLRELDQSSKRFPFLLRVKAMFIHSVDEFFDVAKYLILGAMLAALVQTYVSTSTVIGLGEGIVLSTAVMMALAYLLSLCSEADAFIGASFRHVFPEASILGFLIYGPMLDLKNTIMMLAVFKFRFVLVLMVVITFSVFGILLFLHPWL; encoded by the coding sequence ATGATACGGCGAATAGAACAAAACATAGCAGAAATAACAGGTTTCTTTATTTTGACCTGTGTATTTTATCTAGTAGCTGTTAATGAGAGATGGACCTTTAACAGCATAATCCTGCCTGAATCACTGTTAGCATTTAATATGATTTTTCTAAGCATTTTAATTGAAGCGCTTCCCTTTGTTCTGATTGGTGTTTTTATAGCTGGCATTATACAAGTTTTTGTTACAGAAGATCATATAAAAAAACTTATTCCTGAAAACAAATTTTTGGCTGTAGGGATGAGCTGTATACTCGGAGCCTTATTTCCAGCCTGCGAATGCGGCATCGTTCCAATTGTAAGGAAACTAGTATATAAAGGCGTACCCATATTTGCGGGCGTTGGTTTTCTCCTTACAGGGCCGCTCATTAATCCAATTGTTATTGCTTCAACCTATATGGCATTTGGCCAGGACTTAAGAATAGCATTGTTGAGAATGGGTTTGGGACTTTTGATCGCAGTGGTCATTGCCACTGTCATCAGCCTCCTATTTAAAGGAAATCAATTAAAACAATCTGATAGTTTGCGGGAGTTGGATCAGTCGTCAAAGCGGTTCCCTTTCTTGCTGAGAGTGAAAGCTATGTTTATACATTCGGTCGATGAGTTTTTTGATGTAGCAAAGTATTTAATATTAGGGGCTATGTTAGCTGCATTAGTGCAAACATACGTATCTACAAGTACAGTAATAGGGTTAGGGGAAGGGATTGTCCTTTCTACAGCAGTCATGATGGCGCTTGCTTACCTGTTATCCCTTTGTTCTGAAGCGGATGCCTTTATCGGAGCCTCTTTTCGCCACGTGTTTCCTGAAGCTTCAATATTAGGATTTTTAATCTACGGCCCTATGCTTGATTTAAAAAATACAATTATGATGCTTGCTGTATTTAAGTTCCGCTTTGTCTTAGTTTTAATGGTAGTGATAACGTTTAGTGTCTTTGGCATACTACTGTTTTTACATCCTTGGCTGTAA
- a CDS encoding pyridoxamine 5'-phosphate oxidase family protein — MSNKLKQEEMETLRELIKDIDTAMLTTATEEGLVSRPMKTQDVEFNGDLWFFTKKETNKYEEILHDQDVNVAYAGDSYVSVRGRAEIVEDVEKKKELWNKGHEKIMQTSYDDPDVVLIKVNSEAAEYWDSGSFTKKVAFLYKRMTGQDSESADINETIELDK; from the coding sequence ATGTCTAACAAGCTAAAACAGGAAGAAATGGAAACGTTAAGGGAATTAATTAAGGATATAGACACGGCCATGCTTACAACCGCAACGGAAGAAGGGCTTGTTTCCCGGCCTATGAAAACACAGGATGTAGAGTTTAATGGTGACTTATGGTTTTTCACCAAAAAAGAGACTAATAAATATGAAGAGATTTTACATGATCAGGATGTTAATGTGGCTTACGCAGGTGACTCCTATGTTTCTGTCCGTGGAAGAGCAGAAATCGTTGAAGATGTAGAAAAGAAAAAGGAATTGTGGAATAAAGGACATGAGAAAATCATGCAAACATCTTATGACGACCCTGACGTGGTCCTCATAAAAGTGAATTCCGAAGCAGCGGAATATTGGGACAGCGGTAGCTTCACGAAGAAAGTCGCTTTCCTCTATAAACGAATGACAGGGCAGGATTCTGAATCAGCAGATATTAATGAAACGATTGAATTGGATAAATAA
- a CDS encoding nucleoside recognition domain-containing protein, with protein MLERKSVSGFNMGFAGKFTQVFGGATAILIIFMMYGVPVYLSYQISSIIEPVADSYLLIPLASALEGTADITQHFLMGDYGIVSLGLYSVVWALPVVLFISLSISLTEGTGLQNKLINMTAPLLRKIGLSGADYVPVISGYGCNVVAVLQTKGCHACSRRQCVSMISYGSACSYQIGATLSIFNAAKIPWMFIPYIMLLFIIGVLHTRLWYKKPPAIPFINRNYALRKPDWAKVSKRWSGIVAPFFKQALPIFLVICFFAFLLNESGFLLFLVQFSAPLFHLLSLPPESGLGIFFSVLRKDGILLFNEGGGSLLASFTAAEIFIVVYLASTLSGCLVTLFTIAKELGCKFAISHTIKQAATSVITAGILAAVFKFTGIM; from the coding sequence ATGCTAGAAAGAAAAAGTGTGTCCGGGTTTAATATGGGATTTGCTGGAAAGTTTACACAGGTCTTCGGCGGAGCAACTGCTATTTTAATTATTTTCATGATGTACGGAGTGCCCGTTTACCTGTCTTACCAGATTTCTTCTATTATTGAACCAGTTGCTGATTCCTATTTACTGATCCCTCTTGCCTCAGCTTTGGAAGGAACAGCCGATATTACACAGCATTTTCTTATGGGCGATTATGGGATTGTTTCATTAGGCCTGTATTCTGTCGTTTGGGCTCTCCCTGTAGTTTTATTTATAAGCTTAAGTATCTCACTGACAGAAGGAACTGGACTTCAGAATAAACTTATTAATATGACAGCACCTTTATTAAGGAAAATCGGTCTTTCCGGAGCTGATTATGTTCCTGTAATTTCAGGTTATGGGTGTAACGTAGTTGCAGTTCTTCAAACAAAGGGCTGCCATGCGTGCAGCCGCAGACAGTGTGTGTCTATGATTTCCTATGGCTCTGCGTGCAGCTATCAGATTGGTGCAACTTTATCCATTTTTAATGCCGCAAAAATTCCATGGATGTTTATACCATACATCATGCTGCTCTTTATAATCGGAGTGCTTCATACCCGCCTCTGGTATAAGAAGCCTCCTGCAATTCCTTTTATTAACAGGAACTATGCCCTTCGTAAGCCTGACTGGGCAAAGGTTTCAAAAAGGTGGTCCGGTATAGTTGCTCCCTTTTTTAAGCAGGCGCTGCCGATCTTTTTAGTAATATGCTTTTTCGCTTTCTTATTGAATGAGTCGGGGTTTTTACTATTCCTAGTTCAGTTTTCAGCCCCTTTGTTCCACCTTTTATCATTGCCGCCTGAATCGGGTCTTGGAATTTTCTTTTCCGTTTTACGGAAAGACGGCATCTTGCTTTTTAATGAGGGTGGGGGCTCTTTGTTAGCATCATTTACAGCTGCTGAAATATTTATTGTCGTATATCTCGCCTCAACGCTTTCCGGCTGTCTAGTTACACTTTTTACGATTGCAAAAGAATTAGGTTGCAAATTTGCAATCAGCCATACTATTAAACAAGCAGCCACATCTGTTATTACCGCAGGAATACTGGCAGCAGTTTTTAAATTTACCGGAATAATGTAA
- the sufU gene encoding Fe-S cluster assembly sulfur transfer protein SufU, with protein MLQDLYKKIVIEHAKSKRNYRKLEGDNVRKVHYKNPTCGDVITLYLQLEGEKAVDISFEGEGCSISMASSSMMTELLKNKELEEISTLRNEFEHLIRKGVQLNEDIDLEDALSLQGVHRLRARHNCALMAWQALDKLLAGK; from the coding sequence ATGCTTCAGGATCTATACAAGAAAATAGTCATTGAGCATGCTAAATCCAAACGTAATTATAGGAAGCTGGAAGGTGATAACGTAAGGAAAGTGCATTATAAAAATCCTACATGCGGGGATGTAATAACATTGTATCTTCAGCTGGAAGGTGAAAAGGCAGTGGATATTTCCTTCGAAGGGGAAGGTTGCAGCATTAGTATGGCATCTTCCTCTATGATGACAGAGTTACTGAAAAATAAAGAGTTAGAAGAAATTTCCACCTTGAGGAATGAGTTTGAACATCTGATTCGCAAGGGCGTACAATTAAATGAGGACATTGATCTTGAAGATGCTTTATCATTACAAGGTGTACACAGACTGCGGGCGCGCCATAACTGTGCTTTAATGGCATGGCAGGCATTGGATAAACTATTAGCTGGCAAATAG
- a CDS encoding GTP-binding protein, giving the protein MGKIPVFVLSGFLGSGKTTLLKKLLQACEEKEATPAVLMNEIGKTDTDGEIILESNKQQVIEKLLDGCICCSKKNEVAGSLKKLLKNGPDVIFIELTGVANPEEVADSLTEPELIDHLYLEKVITVLDGENVLEYTSIFESVKELVRTTRRQIEVADILMVNKTDLISDDHKGKIDKVIKKQNTKSPVYYTSYSEVDIDLLLGDLKKSGAGVSTLKNRGERLQQKDIPHHKHEHESTRSYARINTITLDFSQHVKPRKIEKFLKKWKPNLLRAKGYIPLKDGCYLLQHVMKRTYLEPSEHEGRYYLVVIGVNLKTDEVKSEWEKLNA; this is encoded by the coding sequence ATGGGGAAAATCCCGGTATTTGTTTTAAGTGGTTTTTTAGGAAGCGGAAAAACAACACTGTTGAAAAAACTTCTCCAAGCATGCGAAGAAAAAGAAGCTACGCCTGCCGTCTTAATGAACGAGATAGGCAAGACTGATACGGATGGAGAAATTATTCTTGAAAGCAATAAACAGCAGGTCATAGAAAAACTGCTGGATGGATGTATTTGCTGCAGTAAAAAAAATGAAGTAGCAGGTTCACTCAAAAAGCTTCTAAAAAACGGACCTGACGTTATTTTTATTGAATTGACAGGAGTGGCCAACCCGGAAGAAGTGGCAGATTCATTGACTGAGCCTGAACTGATAGACCATCTTTATTTAGAAAAAGTGATTACTGTCCTTGACGGGGAGAATGTTCTTGAATACACCAGCATCTTTGAATCGGTTAAGGAACTAGTCCGGACAACGAGGCGGCAAATAGAAGTTGCCGACATACTGATGGTGAATAAAACAGATCTGATCTCAGATGATCACAAGGGGAAAATAGATAAAGTAATTAAAAAGCAAAATACAAAGTCTCCTGTTTATTATACTTCCTATAGTGAGGTGGATATTGATCTCCTATTAGGAGATTTAAAGAAAAGCGGAGCTGGAGTGTCCACACTAAAAAATAGGGGTGAGAGATTACAGCAAAAGGATATCCCTCATCATAAGCATGAACATGAAAGCACCCGTTCCTATGCAAGGATAAATACAATAACACTGGATTTCAGCCAGCATGTCAAACCACGTAAAATTGAGAAGTTTTTAAAAAAATGGAAACCTAACTTATTAAGGGCAAAGGGATACATCCCATTAAAGGATGGCTGCTACCTGCTGCAGCACGTGATGAAAAGGACTTATCTGGAACCGTCTGAACACGAAGGCAGGTATTACTTAGTAGTAATCGGCGTAAACTTAAAAACAGATGAAGTGAAAAGTGAATGGGAAAAATTGAATGCTTAA
- a CDS encoding ferredoxin, which yields MATWDLRETQFHLLICNGGSCTKAGAEHLVQSVRNEIGKRGLDHKIHTSRTLCNGRCHDKCVLISYPDGHWYKGMTSEDSTELVNSLLKGKIYEEKLSLEYNGKGFQPTDGTVTGIGKERETVGKVSKKY from the coding sequence ATGGCAACGTGGGATTTAAGGGAAACACAATTCCATTTGTTAATTTGTAATGGAGGAAGCTGTACGAAGGCAGGAGCGGAACATCTTGTTCAAAGCGTAAGGAATGAAATTGGCAAAAGGGGACTGGATCATAAAATACATACGTCGAGAACACTCTGTAATGGACGATGCCACGATAAATGTGTGTTAATTTCCTATCCTGATGGACATTGGTACAAGGGTATGACAAGCGAGGACTCCACGGAATTAGTGAATTCACTGCTTAAAGGCAAGATTTACGAAGAGAAATTAAGCCTCGAATATAATGGTAAAGGATTTCAGCCAACTGACGGTACGGTAACAGGAATAGGCAAGGAGAGAGAAACTGTCGGGAAAGTATCAAAGAAGTATTAA
- a CDS encoding NAD(P)/FAD-dependent oxidoreductase, protein MNNKKFDVIIVGAGPAGVGMGSVLRQLGLENFTILERMEVGATFKMWPEETRLLTPSFPGHGFGQLDLNAVVPATSPGYAYSSEHLTGEEYADYLKQVAGHFNLPVKTGITVELINKEEHEDKFVVHTDKGTFESEFVIWAAGEFQYPDLYPFEGSENCLHTSKVKSWSSLEQGDYYIIGGYESGIDAAYHLVKNGYKATVLSKGEPWNDDNPDPSVSLSPFTCDRLRTIADNKNLRLIGNAEIVKAEKDSGGFRLQLKSGSAVRTSCRPILANGYKSSLSLVLEHFYWNENGSVELTEKDESTVSDGLFLTGPQVKHGEVIFCFIYKFRQRFAIIAEELCVRLGIQVDQSVIQHYRQSSMFLDDLSCCDNSCQC, encoded by the coding sequence ATGAATAATAAGAAGTTTGACGTGATCATAGTGGGTGCTGGGCCTGCAGGTGTTGGAATGGGCTCTGTACTGAGACAGCTGGGATTAGAAAATTTCACAATTCTTGAAAGGATGGAAGTGGGAGCTACATTTAAAATGTGGCCGGAAGAGACAAGGCTGTTAACCCCCTCCTTTCCCGGACACGGATTTGGACAGCTTGATTTAAATGCGGTAGTTCCTGCTACATCTCCAGGTTATGCTTATTCTTCCGAGCATTTAACAGGTGAAGAGTACGCAGATTACCTTAAACAAGTGGCCGGACATTTTAACCTTCCTGTTAAAACAGGCATTACAGTGGAACTGATAAATAAGGAAGAGCATGAAGATAAGTTTGTAGTACACACAGACAAAGGAACTTTTGAAAGTGAATTTGTTATCTGGGCAGCAGGGGAATTCCAGTATCCTGATCTTTATCCATTTGAAGGAAGTGAGAATTGTCTCCATACAAGCAAGGTAAAATCATGGTCTTCACTGGAACAAGGTGATTACTATATTATAGGGGGCTACGAAAGTGGCATAGATGCAGCTTACCATTTAGTCAAAAATGGATATAAAGCTACAGTACTGTCAAAAGGGGAGCCGTGGAATGATGATAATCCAGACCCCAGTGTTTCCCTTTCTCCATTTACTTGCGACAGGCTGAGAACGATTGCGGACAACAAAAACCTCAGGCTGATTGGAAATGCAGAAATAGTAAAAGCAGAAAAGGATTCAGGCGGCTTCCGTCTGCAGTTAAAATCCGGTTCTGCTGTGAGAACATCGTGCCGCCCTATATTAGCGAATGGTTATAAAAGCAGTCTGTCTCTCGTTCTGGAACATTTTTACTGGAATGAAAACGGCTCTGTTGAACTTACGGAAAAAGATGAATCTACTGTCTCGGACGGATTGTTTCTAACAGGTCCGCAAGTGAAACACGGAGAAGTTATTTTTTGTTTTATTTATAAATTCAGGCAGCGTTTTGCAATAATCGCGGAAGAGCTATGCGTCAGGCTGGGAATTCAAGTGGACCAAAGTGTCATCCAGCATTACCGCCAGTCCAGCATGTTTCTGGATGATCTCTCCTGCTGCGACAACAGCTGCCAATGCTAG
- a CDS encoding TIGR03943 family protein has translation MYFHTQQAIKAIILLLFCGFIFMLHHSGEIIKFINPQYEIFSQIASVIFLFLFFIQVQRIFISRELAEDHDYCTILGCNHEDGDPGRVSIKNILIYSVVILPLVTGLFLPYKELGAAEAVKRGICYTPNHEHVNHSEEMVTSDETLIEMTESPVLVLENFNFSAYVSNILAYPEMFHGKPIQMEGFIISDGAYSQDYPLLARFLVTHCVADAHVAGLLLSSKDEGPGGADGWVKVDGEINILRNNTNDDILPIILVHGWQRIEEPAQPYIYP, from the coding sequence TTGTATTTTCATACTCAGCAAGCAATTAAAGCGATTATATTGTTACTGTTTTGCGGTTTTATTTTCATGTTGCACCACTCAGGAGAGATAATTAAATTCATTAATCCGCAATATGAAATATTCAGCCAGATAGCATCTGTCATATTCCTGTTTTTGTTTTTTATCCAGGTTCAGAGAATATTTATTTCCAGGGAGCTGGCCGAGGATCATGATTACTGTACAATTTTGGGGTGTAATCACGAGGATGGTGATCCAGGACGTGTTTCTATAAAAAACATATTAATATATTCTGTTGTTATTCTGCCGTTAGTAACAGGATTGTTTCTTCCTTATAAGGAGCTTGGCGCAGCAGAAGCTGTAAAAAGGGGAATTTGTTATACGCCGAACCATGAGCATGTGAACCATTCTGAGGAAATGGTTACTTCTGACGAGACACTCATTGAAATGACAGAAAGTCCTGTTCTTGTTTTGGAAAACTTTAATTTTTCAGCTTATGTAAGTAATATCCTTGCCTATCCTGAGATGTTCCATGGGAAACCCATTCAGATGGAAGGATTCATAATATCCGACGGAGCATACTCTCAAGATTATCCCCTGCTCGCCAGATTTTTAGTGACCCATTGTGTCGCTGATGCACATGTTGCCGGGTTGCTATTATCAAGTAAAGATGAAGGGCCAGGCGGTGCTGATGGCTGGGTGAAGGTTGACGGGGAGATTAATATTTTGAGAAACAATACTAATGATGACATTTTGCCAATTATACTTGTACACGGATGGCAACGGATTGAGGAGCCTGCACAACCGTATATTTATCCATAG
- the folE2 gene encoding GTP cyclohydrolase FolE2, protein MKQMMLPSKQERHQRFGSVPPIAGNKPVNKEEMTDLQNKPNDFLFEIDSVGICNVKHPVTIHSSYEPNVQTTIGMFSLTTGLHQNRKGINMSRLTEMLQEYNVEGFIMNTERLYSFVKELAERMEQKSAQISVRFPWFFNRVSPLLKKAGLAHAEVGIDAAFDQNDGFKYEVELKVAVTTLCPCSKEISEYSAHNQRGYITIKADYFNPFDLKEDWKVVLLHAAESNASSILYPVLKRPDEKSVTEHAYENPRFVEDMVRLVAADLFENKEIRAFSVECRNEESIHMHDAVAKISYAK, encoded by the coding sequence ATGAAACAGATGATGTTACCTAGTAAACAAGAGCGCCATCAAAGGTTTGGTTCCGTCCCGCCAATAGCAGGAAACAAACCAGTAAATAAAGAAGAAATGACCGACCTTCAAAATAAACCTAATGATTTTCTGTTTGAAATTGACTCGGTAGGTATATGTAATGTAAAGCATCCGGTTACTATCCATTCCTCTTATGAGCCAAATGTGCAGACTACCATTGGTATGTTTTCTTTAACTACAGGATTGCATCAAAACAGGAAAGGCATTAACATGAGCAGACTTACGGAAATGCTTCAGGAGTATAATGTCGAGGGATTTATTATGAATACGGAAAGACTGTATTCCTTCGTAAAGGAATTAGCGGAAAGAATGGAACAGAAAAGCGCTCAAATCAGTGTGCGCTTTCCCTGGTTTTTTAACAGGGTCAGCCCTTTATTGAAGAAAGCCGGTTTAGCACATGCCGAAGTTGGTATAGATGCAGCTTTTGATCAAAATGATGGATTTAAGTATGAAGTTGAATTGAAAGTGGCTGTTACAACTCTATGTCCATGTTCCAAAGAAATAAGTGAGTACAGTGCCCACAATCAGCGAGGTTATATCACTATCAAAGCCGACTACTTTAACCCTTTTGATTTAAAAGAAGATTGGAAAGTGGTATTACTTCACGCTGCAGAATCTAATGCCAGCTCTATTCTGTATCCTGTATTGAAAAGGCCCGATGAAAAATCTGTAACTGAGCACGCTTATGAGAACCCTCGCTTTGTAGAGGACATGGTTCGTTTAGTGGCGGCGGATCTATTTGAAAATAAAGAGATCAGGGCTTTTTCAGTGGAATGCAGGAATGAAGAATCTATTCATATGCATGATGCAGTTGCCAAAATATCATATGCCAAATAA
- the rpsN gene encoding 30S ribosomal protein S14: protein MAKKSMVAKERKRQKLVAQYAELRRELKEKGDYEALRKLPRDSNPARLTRRCEMTGRPRGVLRKFKLSRIAFRELAHKGQIPGVKKSSW from the coding sequence ATGGCAAAAAAATCAATGGTAGCAAAGGAAAGAAAACGTCAAAAATTAGTAGCTCAATATGCTGAATTGAGAAGAGAATTAAAAGAAAAGGGAGATTACGAGGCACTCAGGAAGCTCCCAAGGGATTCCAACCCTGCTCGTCTCACTAGAAGATGTGAGATGACAGGAAGACCAAGAGGTGTCCTTCGCAAGTTCAAGCTTTCCAGAATCGCTTTCAGAGAACTGGCTCATAAAGGCCAGATTCCAGGAGTAAAGAAATCCAGCTGGTAA
- a CDS encoding GTP-binding protein, which yields MTISNKIPVTVLTGFLGAGKTTFLNYILSSNHGQKIAVIVNEFGETGIDNQLIVGADEEILEMNNGCICCNVRGDLIRILHELMEKRSGSDKEQKLDFDRIIIETTGLANPGPVAQTFFVDPAISGYYELDSIVTLVDSYHAHEQLDRFDEAQKQVAFADVLLLNKTDLVSKEELKALEYRLKRINPSAAIQYGEHGHVDLEKILNIYSFSLDEKLEIAPKFLSEHQHHHYDDHVKAFVLRMDKPLNLKKVELWMDTVIKILGPDMYRYKGIFNIEDAEKKIVFQGVHMIFGAHADRAWEKNERRISEMVVIGKDLNEKWFQEQFEQCASS from the coding sequence ATGACCATAAGTAATAAGATACCTGTTACAGTTTTAACAGGATTTTTAGGGGCTGGAAAAACCACGTTTTTAAACTATATCTTAAGTTCAAACCACGGACAAAAAATCGCGGTTATTGTTAATGAATTTGGAGAAACCGGAATTGATAATCAATTAATAGTAGGGGCTGATGAAGAAATCCTTGAAATGAACAATGGTTGTATTTGCTGTAATGTACGAGGGGATTTAATCCGTATTCTTCATGAATTAATGGAAAAAAGAAGTGGAAGTGATAAAGAGCAAAAACTGGATTTTGACAGGATCATTATTGAAACAACAGGCCTGGCAAATCCAGGGCCAGTTGCTCAAACCTTTTTCGTCGATCCAGCTATTTCCGGATATTATGAACTGGATTCAATAGTGACCTTAGTGGATTCCTATCATGCTCATGAGCAATTGGACAGATTTGATGAAGCACAAAAACAAGTTGCTTTTGCCGATGTACTCCTTCTGAACAAGACAGATTTAGTTAGTAAGGAGGAACTGAAAGCACTGGAATACAGGCTGAAGAGGATTAACCCCTCTGCTGCCATCCAATATGGAGAGCACGGCCATGTCGACTTAGAAAAAATTCTTAATATATATTCCTTCAGTTTGGATGAAAAGCTGGAAATAGCACCGAAATTTTTAAGTGAACATCAGCACCATCATTACGATGACCACGTAAAAGCATTTGTTTTAAGGATGGATAAGCCATTGAACCTTAAAAAAGTTGAACTGTGGATGGATACAGTAATTAAAATCCTTGGACCTGATATGTACCGGTATAAAGGTATCTTTAACATTGAAGATGCAGAAAAGAAAATCGTGTTCCAAGGTGTGCATATGATTTTTGGAGCCCATGCAGACAGAGCGTGGGAAAAAAATGAAAGACGGATAAGTGAAATGGTTGTCATCGGCAAAGATTTAAATGAAAAGTGGTTTCAGGAACAATTTGAACAATGCGCATCTTCTTAA